Proteins from a single region of Vulgatibacter sp.:
- a CDS encoding DUF3224 domain-containing protein — translation MNARGTFEIQMKAEPPYDTVDGVALARTSFDKQFAGPLEATSVVHMLSARTPVAGSAGYVAIERVTGTLDGRRGTFVLQHNGVMERGASSLSVTVVPDSGTGELRGLSGSLAIRIEAGQHHYDFEYELEG, via the coding sequence ATGAACGCCAGGGGAACGTTCGAGATCCAGATGAAGGCCGAGCCGCCCTACGACACGGTGGACGGCGTGGCCCTCGCCAGGACGAGCTTCGACAAGCAATTCGCCGGTCCCCTGGAGGCGACCAGCGTCGTGCACATGCTCAGCGCGCGCACCCCCGTGGCGGGTTCGGCGGGATACGTCGCCATCGAGCGGGTCACCGGCACGCTCGACGGAAGGCGCGGCACCTTCGTGCTCCAGCACAACGGCGTGATGGAGCGCGGCGCCTCCTCGCTCTCGGTCACCGTGGTCCCGGACTCCGGCACCGGCGAGCTGCGCGGCCTCTCCGGCAGCCTCGCCATCCGGATCGAGGCGGGCCAGCACCACTACGACTTCGAGTACGAGCTCGAAGGCTAG
- a CDS encoding LysR family transcriptional regulator, producing the protein MDLFHAMLAYRRVVELQSFSAAAADLRLTPAAVSKQIAALEERLHCKLLHRTTRRLAMTPEGEAYYARCVQILDDVEEAERELAPDAGVPRGKLRVNGPAAFGALHLSPLVPAMLERWPQLELEISLTDRFIDLVAEGVDVAVRIAPVLPDSASLVAQRLASSEVVFCASPAYLRRRGVPSTAADVADHDCVRYSGSLDQRGWQFTGPEGEALVRASGRLVVDSGLLLRDALLGSAGLGLLPSFYVAEELADGRLVRVLRDHEAPPVHVHAVYLRSKHTSPRVRHFVQLLRAHFSAASWALPTATG; encoded by the coding sequence ATGGATCTCTTCCACGCGATGCTGGCGTACCGCCGGGTGGTCGAGCTGCAGAGTTTCTCCGCGGCAGCCGCCGATCTGCGGCTCACGCCTGCTGCGGTGAGCAAGCAGATCGCGGCGCTGGAGGAGCGGCTCCACTGCAAGCTGCTCCACCGCACCACCCGGCGCCTCGCCATGACGCCGGAGGGCGAGGCGTACTACGCGCGCTGCGTACAGATCCTCGACGATGTGGAGGAGGCGGAGCGGGAGCTGGCGCCAGACGCGGGGGTGCCGCGGGGCAAGCTCCGCGTCAACGGCCCGGCAGCCTTCGGCGCGCTCCACCTCTCGCCCCTCGTGCCGGCGATGCTCGAGCGCTGGCCCCAGCTGGAGCTCGAGATCTCGCTCACCGATCGCTTCATCGACCTAGTCGCGGAGGGGGTCGACGTGGCGGTGCGGATCGCCCCGGTCCTTCCGGACTCTGCTTCCCTGGTCGCGCAGCGGCTCGCCTCGTCGGAGGTGGTATTCTGCGCCTCCCCCGCCTACCTGCGCCGGCGCGGCGTGCCCTCCACCGCCGCCGACGTGGCGGACCACGACTGCGTTCGCTACAGCGGCAGCCTCGACCAGCGCGGCTGGCAATTCACCGGCCCCGAGGGCGAGGCCCTCGTCCGTGCCTCGGGCCGGCTCGTCGTCGACAGCGGCCTGCTGCTGCGTGACGCGCTGCTCGGTAGTGCGGGTCTCGGCCTGCTGCCTTCGTTCTACGTGGCAGAGGAGCTCGCCGACGGCAGGCTGGTGCGGGTGCTCCGGGACCACGAGGCCCCCCCAGTGCACGTCCACGCGGTCTACCTGCGCTCGAAGCAC